The Chloroflexota bacterium genome includes a window with the following:
- a CDS encoding AAA family ATPase, with product MICPRCQELTPDDSKFCNQCGTALSLVCESCSTVNTVGSRFCSQCGRPLLTGGLPSAGERGLARSPILGDEQRRPVTVVFADIVGFTALSERLDPEEVRDVTAACFGRLVEEIVRRGGTVDKFIGDAVMALFGTPVAHEDDAVRAVDAALAMQATLGEINGELERDHGLRLELRIGVNTGEVVAGVREVGGFHDATVIGDTVNTASRLQTAAPPSSVLVGEMTARLARHLFELEPTLPLTLKGKAEPVQAYRALGPLTTVPLADAATLPIVGRADELTALAARLDRLEAGEGGIVVVTGEPGAGKSRLLAEMKRMVDARPSLRMAEAHATPYGPGQTVLMYAPWAWAFFGYELIDLAAARAVDAQAGSIDDGPDSLGVRTVNRLRARLDGLGVPEALPFLCFLLELPRPAIHADLEDLSQEELHRRSLRAVRKLHRQLAAEGPCVVLMDDLHWAGPTILNFLEAAGELSVESPLLLVLSFRSDVDAPSWALREHARRVAGDRYVELALQPLAQAETRLLARALLGGAALDAQAEKLLLSRIDGNPLYAFQMIQTLVDRGALVVRDRQVILDAEAAQRIPESLQATILARIDRLPEEARRVVQTGAVLGRTFSGQLLTRVFGDGPALERGVREAIKAGVLVERPNPVLPGYTFTQSLVQEVAERTLLLRRRRELHRLTLDAIEALYPDELSAHAEGLTRHAMEAEAWEAGARYALLAAERASAGYSTREALRHYDLGLEAAERLAEEASPLIRCELLAGRGRMLWNIGQVDESAAAFQAAFDVARASAFAEEALAANRLDPRRWQARLALQAATIFLQQLDIDAASATVDAAFGVLNDTHPELASAWALRSSVLMHRNQTADAAQAARTALRLALATGGFEERSRAYSALTKPGLAGEIGPDIARYAQEAIRLAREHGQDFVLFEALISAEVLRQICLQPHTPDALAHAQEALDLALKMDSVVAEGCARIILGAANMTGGHWDDAERELTSDVAVQCAITAAAMMRGIVLARLLSARGKLDAAGAVLAALDEHSYPHGDVWFLTSVMVYRLAAGDVGGARRAVAEATAAQDRIGCLTCEGMLGGMGSEVLAAIGDREQALALAARADHAGEGAYLAGRLMAARARVNVALDLGDWETAIVTATDALPLAEGVGQPFESARLLQLLGTAYAWRARAGDTVQAQGLLRDAAALFESMGARPSLEATLAELGRLDGAASEKTALPST from the coding sequence ATGATTTGTCCCCGCTGCCAGGAGCTCACCCCCGACGACAGCAAGTTCTGTAACCAGTGCGGAACTGCGCTGTCGCTCGTCTGTGAGTCCTGCTCGACCGTCAACACCGTCGGCAGTCGCTTCTGCTCGCAGTGCGGCCGGCCGCTCCTGACGGGCGGCCTCCCGAGCGCTGGCGAGCGTGGGCTGGCGCGCTCCCCGATTCTCGGGGACGAGCAGCGGCGTCCCGTGACCGTCGTGTTTGCCGACATCGTCGGGTTCACGGCGCTCTCGGAGCGGCTCGATCCTGAAGAGGTGCGCGACGTGACCGCCGCCTGTTTCGGGCGGCTGGTCGAGGAGATCGTGCGGCGGGGCGGGACCGTTGACAAGTTCATCGGCGATGCGGTGATGGCTCTGTTCGGCACGCCCGTCGCCCACGAGGACGACGCCGTCCGGGCTGTCGACGCTGCCCTGGCGATGCAGGCCACGCTGGGCGAGATCAACGGCGAGCTGGAGCGGGACCACGGCCTGCGCCTGGAGCTGCGGATCGGGGTGAACACCGGCGAGGTGGTGGCGGGCGTCCGCGAGGTCGGTGGGTTCCACGACGCCACCGTCATCGGGGACACCGTCAACACGGCCTCGCGGCTGCAGACGGCGGCCCCGCCCAGCAGCGTCCTCGTCGGCGAGATGACTGCCCGCCTCGCGCGGCACCTGTTCGAGCTGGAGCCGACGCTGCCGCTCACCCTCAAGGGAAAGGCCGAGCCGGTCCAGGCGTACCGCGCGCTCGGGCCGCTGACCACCGTGCCGCTGGCCGACGCCGCCACCTTGCCCATCGTCGGGCGGGCCGACGAGCTGACCGCCCTGGCGGCTCGGCTGGATCGCCTGGAGGCCGGCGAGGGCGGCATCGTCGTGGTGACCGGCGAGCCGGGCGCGGGGAAGTCGCGCCTGCTGGCCGAGATGAAGCGGATGGTGGACGCCCGTCCGTCCCTCCGGATGGCGGAGGCCCACGCGACGCCGTACGGCCCCGGCCAGACGGTCCTGATGTACGCGCCCTGGGCCTGGGCGTTCTTCGGCTACGAGTTGATCGATCTCGCGGCGGCCCGGGCGGTGGACGCGCAGGCCGGCAGCATCGACGACGGCCCTGACAGCCTCGGTGTGCGGACCGTCAACCGGCTGCGCGCCCGCCTGGACGGGCTGGGCGTCCCCGAAGCGCTGCCGTTCCTCTGCTTCCTGCTGGAGCTTCCCCGCCCGGCGATCCATGCCGACCTGGAAGACCTCTCCCAGGAAGAGCTGCACCGCCGCAGCCTGCGCGCCGTCCGCAAGCTGCACCGCCAGCTTGCCGCCGAGGGGCCGTGCGTGGTGCTCATGGACGATCTCCACTGGGCCGGCCCGACGATCCTCAACTTTCTGGAAGCGGCCGGCGAGCTGAGCGTCGAGTCGCCGCTGCTGCTGGTGCTCAGCTTCCGGTCGGACGTGGACGCGCCCTCCTGGGCGCTCCGCGAGCACGCCCGGCGCGTCGCCGGGGATCGGTACGTCGAGCTGGCGCTCCAGCCGCTGGCCCAGGCCGAGACGCGGCTGCTGGCGCGGGCGCTGCTGGGTGGCGCAGCGCTCGACGCGCAGGCCGAGAAGCTTCTGCTCTCGCGGATCGACGGCAACCCGCTGTACGCCTTCCAGATGATCCAGACGCTGGTGGACCGGGGCGCGCTGGTGGTCCGCGACCGGCAGGTGATCCTCGACGCCGAGGCGGCGCAACGTATCCCGGAGTCGCTCCAGGCGACCATCCTGGCGCGCATCGACCGGCTGCCGGAGGAGGCGCGCCGCGTGGTGCAGACCGGGGCCGTGCTCGGGCGGACGTTCTCAGGCCAGTTGCTGACGCGCGTCTTCGGGGACGGGCCAGCGCTGGAGCGCGGCGTCCGCGAAGCGATCAAGGCCGGGGTGCTGGTCGAGCGCCCGAATCCGGTCCTGCCTGGCTACACCTTCACCCAGAGCCTCGTGCAGGAAGTGGCCGAGCGGACGCTGCTGCTCCGGCGTCGTCGCGAGCTGCACCGGCTGACGCTGGATGCCATCGAGGCGCTCTATCCAGACGAGCTGAGCGCCCACGCCGAGGGGCTGACCCGCCACGCGATGGAAGCGGAGGCCTGGGAGGCGGGGGCGCGCTACGCCCTGCTGGCGGCCGAGCGTGCGTCCGCTGGCTACTCCACCCGTGAGGCGTTGCGACACTACGATCTCGGGCTGGAGGCCGCCGAGCGTCTCGCGGAGGAGGCCTCGCCGTTGATCCGCTGTGAGCTGCTGGCCGGGCGTGGCCGGATGCTCTGGAACATCGGGCAGGTGGACGAGAGCGCGGCGGCGTTCCAGGCCGCGTTCGACGTTGCCAGGGCGTCCGCCTTTGCCGAGGAGGCGCTGGCGGCGAACCGGCTCGATCCCCGCCGCTGGCAGGCGCGGCTGGCCCTCCAGGCCGCGACGATCTTCCTCCAGCAGCTCGACATCGACGCCGCCAGCGCCACCGTCGACGCGGCGTTCGGCGTGCTCAACGACACCCATCCCGAGCTGGCGAGTGCCTGGGCGCTGCGGTCCTCGGTGCTGATGCACCGCAACCAGACCGCCGACGCCGCCCAGGCTGCGCGCACGGCGCTGCGGCTGGCCCTGGCGACGGGCGGTTTCGAGGAACGCTCGCGGGCGTACTCGGCGCTGACCAAGCCCGGGCTGGCCGGCGAGATCGGCCCGGACATCGCGCGGTACGCTCAGGAGGCGATTCGGCTGGCGCGCGAGCACGGCCAGGACTTCGTGCTGTTCGAGGCGTTGATCTCGGCGGAGGTGCTGCGGCAGATCTGCCTGCAGCCGCACACGCCGGACGCCCTGGCGCACGCCCAGGAAGCGCTCGACCTGGCGCTGAAGATGGATTCCGTGGTGGCCGAGGGCTGCGCGCGGATCATCCTGGGCGCGGCGAACATGACGGGTGGGCACTGGGACGACGCCGAGCGCGAGCTGACCTCCGACGTGGCCGTGCAGTGCGCGATCACGGCCGCTGCCATGATGCGCGGCATTGTGCTGGCGCGGCTGCTCTCGGCGCGCGGCAAGCTCGACGCAGCCGGCGCGGTGCTGGCGGCGCTCGACGAGCACAGCTACCCGCACGGCGACGTCTGGTTCCTGACCTCGGTGATGGTCTACCGGCTGGCGGCCGGCGACGTGGGCGGTGCGCGCCGGGCCGTCGCCGAAGCGACGGCGGCTCAGGATCGTATCGGGTGCCTGACCTGCGAGGGGATGCTCGGCGGGATGGGCTCCGAGGTGCTGGCGGCCATCGGCGACCGCGAGCAGGCGTTGGCGCTGGCCGCGCGGGCGGACCATGCCGGGGAGGGCGCGTATCTCGCCGGCCGGCTGATGGCGGCCCGGGCCAGGGTGAATGTGGCGCTCGACCTGGGCGACTGGGAGACGGCCATCGTCACGGCGACGGATGCCCTGCCGCTGGCCGAGGGTGTCGGGCAGCCGTTCGAGTCGGCCCGCCTGCTGCAGCTCCTGGGAACAGCCTACGCGTGGCGCGCTCGGGCCGGCGACACGGTCCAGGCGCAGGGTCTGCTGCGCGATGCCGCCGCGCTCTTCGAGTCGATGGGGGCGCGCCCGTCGCTGGAGGCCACCCTCGCGGAGCTGGGCCGTTTGGACGGGGCCGCGAGCGAGAAAACGGCGCTGCCATCGACGTGA
- a CDS encoding glucose-1-phosphate adenylyltransferase, with the protein MSVVAVILAGGQGERLSVLSVKRAKPAVPFAGKYRIIDFALSNCVNSGIYHAAILTQYRPHSLHDHIGVGKPWDLDRARGGVRLLQPYLGRRESDWYKGTADAVFQNLPMLADWKMDLALILSGDHIYKMDYGRMIDFHRDNKADVTVGVMEVPIDEAHRFGTLIVDDDGRVTEFDEKPPEPRSNLISMGIYVFNPEILTQRLTEDSRMRGSAHDFGKDVIPRMVGMDRVFAYRFGDYWRDVGTIASYWEANMGLLKDPPDFEMYDYDWVIHTRSEERPPAKIGAGAKVANSLISHGCHILGTVEHSVLSPGVFVAEGAVVRDSIVMNDSIIGRNAVVNYAILDKEVVIGASAVVGFGDDKTPSRMEPKNLSTGISVVGKRVRIPPGLRLGRNVRVDADVVEADFEHVPHVDGIIASGETVLAPSRREAVRPRTRTA; encoded by the coding sequence GTGAGTGTCGTAGCAGTCATTCTGGCTGGTGGACAGGGAGAGCGCCTGTCCGTGCTCTCGGTAAAGCGTGCGAAGCCCGCCGTCCCGTTCGCGGGGAAGTACCGCATCATCGACTTCGCCCTGTCGAACTGTGTCAACTCGGGCATCTACCACGCCGCCATCCTGACGCAGTATCGCCCGCACTCACTCCACGACCATATCGGCGTGGGCAAGCCGTGGGATCTCGACCGGGCGCGCGGCGGTGTGCGGTTGCTCCAGCCGTACCTGGGGCGGCGCGAGTCCGACTGGTATAAGGGCACGGCGGATGCCGTCTTCCAGAACCTTCCGATGCTTGCGGACTGGAAGATGGACCTGGCCCTGATCCTGTCCGGCGATCACATCTACAAGATGGATTACGGGAGGATGATCGACTTCCACCGTGACAACAAGGCCGACGTAACGGTCGGCGTCATGGAAGTCCCCATCGATGAGGCCCACCGCTTCGGCACGCTGATCGTGGACGACGACGGCCGCGTCACCGAGTTCGACGAGAAGCCGCCGGAGCCGCGCAGCAACCTGATCTCGATGGGCATCTACGTCTTCAACCCCGAGATCCTGACCCAGCGCCTGACCGAAGACTCGCGGATGCGCGGCTCGGCGCACGACTTCGGCAAGGACGTCATCCCGCGCATGGTCGGCATGGACCGTGTGTTCGCCTACCGCTTCGGCGACTACTGGCGGGACGTCGGCACCATCGCTTCCTACTGGGAAGCGAACATGGGCCTGCTCAAGGATCCGCCCGACTTCGAGATGTACGATTACGACTGGGTCATCCACACCCGCAGCGAGGAGCGCCCGCCGGCCAAGATCGGAGCCGGGGCGAAGGTCGCGAACAGCCTGATCTCGCACGGTTGCCACATCCTCGGCACCGTCGAGCACAGCGTGCTCTCGCCGGGCGTGTTCGTGGCCGAGGGCGCCGTGGTCCGCGACTCGATCGTGATGAACGACTCGATCATCGGGCGGAACGCGGTGGTGAACTACGCCATCCTCGACAAGGAAGTGGTGATCGGGGCGAGCGCGGTCGTCGGGTTTGGCGACGACAAGACGCCGAGCCGGATGGAGCCGAAGAACCTCTCGACGGGCATCTCAGTCGTCGGGAAGCGGGTCCGCATCCCCCCCGGGCTGCGGCTCGGCCGGAACGTCCGCGTGGATGCCGACGTGGTCGAAGCCGACTTCGAGCACGTGCCCCACGTGGACGGGATCATCGCCAGCGGCGAGACGGTGCTGGCCCCGAGCCGCCGCGAGGCCGTCCGCCCGAGGACACGAACAGCGTAA
- a CDS encoding PLP-dependent aminotransferase family protein, producing MVEPARKVVVDLVVAVDPALPESLHRQVYRALRAAMLEQRLKAGAKLPSTRALALMLGVARNTIHGAYDQLLAEGYLEARHGSGTYVAASLPDEAFQPGADRARPGSESPESTLPGEPPVTGRLSAWGRRVVSIGETPYLGAPVALPYDFRHGRPDATHFPLAAWRRIAGRQLRQLDRDDLWYGPAAGLPALRSAIAEYLGRARGVRCTPEQVIITNGTQQAIDLIVRLLIDPGDVVVVEDPCYSGARRVFAAQGAALIDVPVDEHGLCVDLLPETPARLVYTTPSHQYPSGATLPVSRRLDLLRWAERQDALIVEDDYDSEFRHAGRPLEALQGLDRSGRVAYVGSFSKVLYPALRLGYLVAPVDLVRLAAEAKRLVDLQTATPGQELLAELIQGGHFEAHLRRMRRVYRGRRAALLDALAQELGPLAEPGPSDAGLYLRVVLAEGIDEDAVTREAAARGVAVYPARPYYQRPPARPGLILGYAALDEDGIREGIRRLREAVRRYQSSVFSCQATSSDT from the coding sequence ATGGTCGAGCCAGCGCGCAAGGTCGTCGTCGATCTAGTCGTCGCCGTCGATCCGGCCCTGCCTGAGTCGCTCCATCGGCAGGTGTATCGAGCGTTGCGCGCCGCCATGCTGGAGCAACGGCTGAAGGCGGGCGCCAAGCTGCCGTCCACCCGGGCGCTGGCCCTGATGCTCGGGGTGGCGCGGAACACGATCCACGGCGCGTACGATCAACTGTTGGCCGAGGGCTACCTGGAAGCCCGGCACGGGTCGGGGACGTACGTGGCGGCGAGCCTGCCCGACGAGGCGTTCCAGCCGGGTGCAGACCGCGCCCGCCCTGGAAGTGAGTCACCAGAGAGCACGCTCCCTGGTGAGCCGCCTGTCACCGGCCGCCTCTCTGCCTGGGGCCGACGCGTGGTCAGCATCGGCGAGACCCCCTACCTCGGCGCGCCGGTCGCCCTGCCCTACGACTTCCGCCACGGCCGGCCGGACGCCACCCACTTCCCGTTGGCGGCCTGGCGGCGCATCGCCGGCCGGCAGCTTCGCCAGCTTGACCGCGATGACCTCTGGTACGGCCCGGCGGCCGGCCTGCCGGCTCTGCGCTCGGCCATCGCCGAGTACCTGGGACGGGCGCGCGGCGTCCGCTGCACCCCGGAGCAGGTCATCATCACCAACGGCACCCAGCAGGCCATCGACCTGATAGTGCGGCTGCTGATCGACCCTGGCGACGTGGTCGTCGTCGAAGACCCGTGCTACTCAGGCGCACGGCGGGTGTTCGCGGCCCAGGGAGCCGCCCTGATCGACGTGCCCGTGGACGAGCACGGTCTCTGTGTCGATCTGCTCCCCGAGACGCCGGCCCGGCTGGTCTACACCACGCCGTCGCACCAGTACCCGAGCGGCGCGACGCTGCCCGTGAGCCGACGGCTCGATCTGCTGCGCTGGGCCGAGCGCCAGGACGCCTTGATCGTCGAGGACGACTACGACAGCGAGTTTCGGCATGCCGGCCGGCCGCTGGAGGCGCTCCAGGGGCTGGACCGCTCGGGGCGCGTCGCGTATGTCGGCAGCTTCTCGAAGGTGCTCTACCCCGCCCTGCGGCTCGGGTATCTGGTGGCGCCGGTCGATCTCGTGCGGCTGGCCGCCGAGGCCAAGCGGCTGGTAGACCTCCAGACGGCGACGCCCGGGCAGGAATTGCTGGCCGAGCTGATCCAGGGCGGCCACTTCGAGGCCCACCTGCGGCGGATGCGGCGCGTCTATCGCGGGCGGCGCGCTGCGCTGCTCGACGCGCTGGCGCAGGAGCTCGGGCCGCTGGCCGAGCCTGGCCCCAGCGACGCCGGCCTCTACCTGCGCGTCGTGCTGGCCGAGGGCATCGACGAGGACGCCGTTACGCGGGAGGCAGCGGCGCGGGGCGTGGCCGTCTATCCCGCCCGGCCATACTACCAGCGCCCACCCGCGCGGCCGGGCCTGATCCTCGGCTACGCGGCCCTGGACGAGGACGGCATCCGCGAGGGCATCCGGCGGCTCAGGGAAGCCGTGCGCAGGTATCAGTCATCAGTGTTCAGTTGTCAGGCAACGTCCTCTGATACTTGA
- a CDS encoding inositol monophosphatase, with translation MQMRDETRAALAAVDAGLKLMRRRAGADQITSKGGRDLVTATDVAVEDAVRASLLSVYPEWTVVGEERGGEDQIGDRPYWLVDPICGTRNFASDIPMYACNVALVKDGQLLVAAVGDGGTGERYIAEQGSGAYIVKRNGPYPIHASADSLILSFSAGTSKKGMRPDIGADFTYAAIKADKWDLRMLSTTLSMAYVASGRLAAYLLFEISSPVHIAAGALLCQEAGAVVTSAFGEPWTVAHNSILSAATPELHAEISSVVAATVK, from the coding sequence GTGCAGATGCGTGACGAGACCAGGGCAGCGCTGGCGGCCGTCGATGCCGGCTTGAAGCTGATGCGGCGGCGGGCCGGCGCCGATCAGATCACTTCGAAGGGCGGGCGTGACCTCGTGACCGCGACCGATGTGGCCGTCGAGGACGCGGTCCGCGCCAGCCTGCTGAGCGTCTACCCCGAGTGGACGGTCGTCGGGGAGGAGCGCGGGGGCGAAGACCAGATCGGCGACCGCCCGTACTGGCTGGTCGATCCGATCTGCGGGACGCGCAACTTCGCCTCCGACATCCCGATGTACGCCTGCAACGTCGCCCTGGTCAAGGATGGGCAGCTCCTGGTGGCGGCCGTCGGCGATGGCGGCACTGGCGAGCGCTACATCGCCGAGCAGGGCAGCGGCGCGTACATCGTCAAGCGCAACGGCCCCTACCCGATCCACGCCAGCGCCGACTCGCTGATCCTGAGCTTCTCGGCAGGCACCAGCAAGAAGGGCATGCGGCCAGATATCGGGGCGGACTTCACCTACGCCGCCATCAAGGCTGATAAGTGGGATCTGCGGATGCTCAGCACGACGCTCTCGATGGCCTACGTGGCCTCCGGGCGGCTGGCGGCCTACCTCCTCTTCGAGATCTCGTCGCCGGTCCACATCGCGGCGGGCGCGTTGCTCTGCCAGGAGGCCGGCGCGGTGGTGACCAGCGCGTTTGGCGAGCCGTGGACGGTGGCGCACAATTCGATCCTCTCGGCGGCCACCCCGGAGCTGCACGCCGAGATCAGCAGCGTCGTCGCGGCGACGGTCAAGTAG
- a CDS encoding sulfite exporter TauE/SafE family protein: MDAPALALNPLTLLLAAGAGFLSFVSPCVLPLLPAYLGYMTGLTSEELQGPQSAAMRAHILGRSLAFVLGLAVVFTALGATASAVGQAVAAYHGIILRLSGLLVVVLGLHTLGLIRIPFLYQQRRLSYGGADGTYVGALLLGAAFATGWTPCIGPFLAGLLALASQEQTVGQGMLLLFVYALGLGIPFVLTGLALGASAPLLRALKARLYALELVSGFLLVGMGLLIFSDRLSLISAWLTNVFGIGLAA; this comes from the coding sequence GTGGACGCACCGGCCCTCGCGCTCAACCCGCTGACCCTGCTGCTGGCGGCGGGGGCTGGCTTCCTGTCGTTTGTGTCGCCGTGCGTGCTGCCGCTGCTGCCGGCCTACCTCGGGTACATGACGGGGCTGACCTCGGAAGAGCTGCAGGGGCCGCAGTCCGCCGCCATGCGCGCCCACATCCTCGGACGGTCGCTGGCGTTCGTGCTGGGGCTGGCCGTCGTGTTCACGGCGCTGGGCGCGACGGCCTCGGCTGTCGGGCAGGCGGTGGCCGCCTACCACGGCATCATTCTGCGCCTGTCGGGGCTGCTGGTGGTCGTCCTCGGGCTGCACACGCTCGGCCTGATCCGGATCCCGTTTCTCTACCAGCAGCGCCGCCTGAGCTACGGCGGCGCGGACGGCACCTACGTCGGGGCGCTGCTGCTCGGGGCGGCCTTCGCGACGGGCTGGACGCCGTGTATCGGGCCGTTCCTGGCCGGGCTGCTGGCGCTCGCAAGCCAGGAGCAGACGGTTGGCCAGGGGATGTTGCTGCTGTTCGTCTACGCGCTCGGGCTGGGCATCCCGTTCGTGCTGACGGGGCTGGCGCTCGGGGCGTCCGCGCCGCTGCTCAGGGCGCTCAAGGCCCGGCTGTACGCGCTGGAGCTGGTGAGCGGTTTCTTGCTGGTGGGGATGGGCCTGCTGATCTTCAGCGACCGCCTCTCGCTGATCTCGGCATGGCTGACGAACGTGTTCGGGATCGGGCTGGCGGCGTAG
- a CDS encoding LacI family DNA-binding transcriptional regulator translates to MTAYIVDVAREAGVSVATVSRVLANTDYPVKEETRQRVLAAAERLKYQPNRLGRSLRVGHSSAVGVCATTFNNPTWVATLEGIMLACRAVNRQVQTVTTFSDPAEEQIYMDLFLQERVAGVISYSAGAPLDAYEQIQRAGAPVVVVNRPVPGLRAPLIEHDFPGGFASALRYLADRGHRRIGAVLPYRSAYWGGHEANWNGAFERLGIEPMPHLVRHIDATLQTDVIHCVVSELLALPEPPTAIYTAGAMSTLVAMRLIQFADDAAVRDIELVGTGDRRWEFLYPPSLPFVCLDSYGLGTVAAGMLNDLIDGKGDMYQDSVTRVAVSFVDATSRAEALPSGRRGLPD, encoded by the coding sequence GTGACCGCGTACATCGTCGACGTGGCTCGCGAGGCCGGCGTCTCGGTGGCGACCGTCTCGCGGGTGCTGGCCAACACGGACTATCCCGTCAAAGAGGAGACGCGGCAGCGGGTGCTGGCGGCCGCCGAGCGCCTCAAGTACCAGCCGAATCGCCTCGGGCGGAGCCTGCGCGTCGGGCATTCGAGCGCGGTTGGCGTCTGCGCCACCACGTTCAACAACCCGACCTGGGTCGCGACCCTCGAAGGCATCATGCTCGCCTGCCGCGCCGTCAACCGGCAGGTACAGACCGTCACCACGTTCTCGGACCCGGCCGAGGAGCAGATCTACATGGATCTGTTCCTGCAAGAGCGCGTGGCCGGCGTCATCAGCTACTCGGCTGGCGCGCCACTCGACGCCTACGAGCAGATCCAGCGGGCCGGCGCTCCCGTGGTGGTGGTGAACCGACCCGTGCCGGGGCTGCGCGCCCCGCTCATCGAGCACGATTTCCCCGGTGGCTTTGCGTCGGCGCTCCGCTACCTCGCAGATCGCGGGCACCGGCGGATCGGCGCGGTGCTCCCGTACCGGTCGGCCTACTGGGGCGGCCATGAGGCCAACTGGAACGGGGCCTTCGAGCGGCTCGGGATCGAGCCGATGCCGCACCTCGTCCGCCACATCGACGCCACCCTCCAGACCGACGTCATCCATTGCGTCGTCTCGGAGCTGCTGGCGCTGCCCGAGCCGCCAACGGCGATCTACACGGCCGGCGCGATGTCCACGCTGGTGGCGATGCGGCTGATCCAGTTCGCCGACGACGCCGCCGTCCGAGATATCGAGCTTGTCGGCACCGGCGACCGGCGCTGGGAGTTCCTGTATCCGCCGTCGTTGCCGTTCGTCTGCCTGGACTCGTACGGGCTGGGAACCGTGGCGGCGGGCATGCTCAACGACCTGATCGACGGGAAGGGCGATATGTACCAGGACAGCGTGACCAGGGTAGCCGTCAGCTTTGTCGACGCGACATCGCGTGCCGAAGCATTGCCCAGCGGCCGCCGCGGCCTGCCTGACTGA
- a CDS encoding ABC transporter permease: protein MSTYILQRLAQAVPVLILASIGVFLLLHLVPGDPALLLAGPDATPEVVAAVRRDMGLDQPLPVQYAVWVQHAVTGDLGRSYVSRLPVTQLIRTALPATVELAVAALLIAVVLGIPSGIISAVSRQQPPDWIITIVNGLALAIPNFWLGIIMVIVFSLVLGWLPPGGRVEFLSDPGEAWKTLLLPALTLGLHIAATLSRFTRASMLEVLHEDYIRTANAKGLAKSIVLRRHAIRNALIPIVTVLGIQFGRLLGGAVIVESVFAWPGVGRMVLQAVLNRDYLLVQGALLLLVVAFIAINLFVDVLYGVLDPRIRLAHGRG, encoded by the coding sequence TTGAGCACCTACATCCTGCAGCGGCTGGCGCAGGCCGTGCCCGTGCTGATCCTGGCGTCCATCGGCGTGTTCCTGCTGCTGCACCTGGTGCCGGGCGACCCGGCCCTGCTGCTGGCCGGCCCGGACGCCACGCCCGAGGTGGTGGCAGCGGTCCGTCGCGATATGGGGCTGGATCAGCCCCTGCCGGTCCAGTACGCCGTCTGGGTGCAGCACGCCGTGACCGGCGACCTCGGACGGTCCTACGTCAGCCGTCTCCCGGTGACCCAGCTGATTCGCACGGCGCTGCCGGCCACCGTCGAGCTGGCGGTTGCGGCGTTGCTGATCGCCGTCGTGCTCGGCATCCCGAGCGGGATCATCTCGGCGGTCAGCCGGCAGCAGCCGCCCGACTGGATCATCACCATCGTCAACGGGCTTGCCCTGGCGATCCCGAACTTCTGGCTCGGCATCATCATGGTAATCGTTTTCTCTCTCGTGCTCGGGTGGCTTCCGCCGGGCGGCCGTGTCGAGTTCCTGAGCGATCCTGGTGAGGCCTGGAAGACGCTGCTGCTGCCTGCGTTGACGCTCGGCCTGCATATCGCGGCGACGCTCTCGCGCTTCACGCGGGCCTCGATGCTCGAAGTGTTGCACGAAGACTACATCCGAACGGCCAATGCCAAGGGGCTGGCGAAGTCCATCGTGCTGCGCCGGCACGCCATCAGGAACGCCCTGATCCCGATTGTGACGGTGCTCGGCATCCAGTTCGGGCGCTTGCTGGGCGGCGCGGTCATCGTCGAGAGCGTCTTCGCGTGGCCGGGCGTCGGCCGGATGGTGCTGCAGGCCGTCCTCAACCGCGACTACCTGCTGGTGCAGGGCGCGCTGTTGCTGCTGGTGGTGGCGTTCATCGCCATCAACCTGTTCGTGGACGTGCTGTACGGCGTGCTCGACCCGCGCATCCGTCTCGCGCACGGAAGGGGGTGA